The Ziziphus jujuba cultivar Dongzao chromosome 1, ASM3175591v1 genome segment GCAATCTGCTTAATGGGCAGCCAACTGACATGCTTTCACACTAAGTACTCAAATAATAAGTTCTATGAGTATAAACTATAAATGCATTACAATAGATAGCATGTTAGATGGGAAGGCATATTATAACAATTCCAAGACTTTTTGGGGTTCAGTGAGACAACTAAATGATAAGGTGCATGCTCACAAACAAGTTGATATGTTTACAAATCTCTTATTTTCCACAGACTAGAGAGGACAAGTGAAAACAAAATAGAGAACATTGTCCATGTGTGTGTGAAAGAAAGGGGAAGGGAGGTTGAAAAACGATGAAAGTTAAAACATCTATAAATGTAAAGAAGAATTCCAACTAGCATGGCAAAGAAATGTTGGTATTAGTAAACTTTTCAGGATATGAACTTGCAATACAAAGTAATTGACAAATCTTGAATAGCCATAACAGACTCAAAATTCTAGAAgacccaaaattccaaaatcaTGGAGCACATTTAAAACAATTGTAGCCGTAATTCCTGCAACCGACTTCTACTTTCTTACACCACGAACTACATGTAGCCTTTGCTCAAAAGGCAAACTTCCAAATTGCTACTCACTAACCCAAAATACATATTTCAGTGTGATCAAGCTCCTTATGCATGTCCAAATGGGGCAAATTTAACATATATGGAATTAGTTTCCTAAAAAATCATCCTTGAATACACAAAAAGCTCACGCATGTATAAGACATGGTCCACAAGGAACGATAATCTACCTAATTCAAATCCTACAAACATCCAGTCTAAACATGTCCTAAAGCCcgcttccttttcctttttctgtacAACTGGCCATCTTTAGCATCTACACAATCCAATTAAAGTTATATACAGGAGGCCAATGAGACACCTCGCAATGCAATAACAAGAAATTTTCTTCATGGTCCAAGTTTTAACAACAAAACCAAATCTGCCTAAAAGTAAGcacatacaaaataatttacatcTTAACCAATTCAGGCCATAAAAGGCTAAATTACCTCTCTCAGTCATTAAACAAAGATTCAACATATTATTTCAAGTCCCCAAGTCCAACTGTCTAcccaaagataaaaaatttctgTACTTGTCAAAAGAATGCAAGCATGATCTGTACATAATATAGCTTTAAATCACCTTGTCTACATGGAACATGAAATATTTATACTACTAACTTGTTTTTCCTTGCACAGATAAGAATGTAAAATAACCAAAATCTTTTTAGAGGTACTCAAAGCACATGTTTATAATGGTGTAGGGATAACCAAATTTTGGATAGcactgggggaaaaaaaaaaaaaaaaaaaaaaaaaaaaaaaaaaagaagaagaagaagaagaagcataaacatatttcaaaatatagtaCATCTGCAAAGCAATATGATAATTGCACACGAGCAATGcacaaaagaaaaccaaaattttttatcGATGTTATAACAAAGAAAATTGGCTAACCTTTTTCAAGTGCTTCTTGTACAGATTGAAGGCTAAGGATAGACTCAACTAGTGGATCCTGGTCTTTCATGAACCCATTATTCTCACTCTTTTCTTCCTTAACTCCCGAATATACATCTGCCACTAAATCATCTTCTGAAAGAACTTCAACTTCTTCCACATTCTCTTCGCTATAACCCGTTTGAACTTCCTCACTGAAGTGTCGTTCACTTGCATGACCTTCATCGCTATTCTCTCCATCATAACTCATTGACCTTCCACTTTGCTTTCCGTTACTTGCCAAAGTTGCACCCTGCATAAAGAAAAAGTTGGAGCTTCTCGAGTCAGATTCGACACTGGAATGAGAGTTTTCCTTCTCGATTTTGACCCTTTCTCCTCTGTGCTTTTTGCTGCTCTCCGCTTTTCCCTTTCCCTCTTGAACCCTTTGAGTTGAATTGACGAAATTCTTTCCACTTACGTTCTTCATCCGATTTTTTACATGCCCCACTACTGCAGGCAGGTCATACCTGGCCTTAGGGGCACTGGCAGCTGTGGAAGATTTGCTACTCCGATCCTCACTGTTCTCAGATTCTGTACCAGCAGCAAAAATGGAACCAACAGCGAACCTAGAATCCGAACCAGAAGTGTGCATTGCAAAGCCATCAAGAGCTCCAACATTGTTTAACAAATTTGCAGATCCAACAGAACCCCCACTGTTATGCTTGGTTTCAAGAGGTAAACGTTGAGGTTTAATAGAGTTTCCAGGAGCAGATAAGCCGCGCTTCAAAATTTTACTAGTATCTACAACACTAGCACTAGCATCCTTATTAAATTCCCTCCTAATTCGCCTCCATTTCTTCAATCCATAACCTTTTGTACTAGGAGATTTGGATTCTGGTACAGGCGAATTCAGCCTGTTTTCAATCCCTCCATCCTTTTCCCTAGTATCTGCTAAATTTTCAGTACAATACCCATTATTCCTAATTTCCTTatgatcatcaccatcatcGCCATGAGACACTCCCTGGTCCACTTGATTATCTTCCACAGATTCAAGAGCCGAGCACTCACTTTCCAAAtccatgtcaaaaaaaaaaatttaaattttgaaagaattCTCTCACACAAACCCACACaccaaattaaattttagatCAAGATCAAGAGCAACAACTATCATTCAAGCTCATAGCTCAAAATCTA includes the following:
- the LOC107417143 gene encoding WPP domain-interacting protein 2 isoform X2; its protein translation is MDLESECSALESVEDNQVDQGVSHGDDGDDHKEIRNNGYCTENLADTREKDGGIENRLNSPVPESKSPSTKGYGLKKWRRIRREFNKDASASVVDTSKILKRGLSAPGNSIKPQRLPLETKHNSGGSVGSANLLNNVGALDGFAMHTSGSDSRFAVGSIFAAGTESENSEDRSSKSSTAASAPKARYDLPAVVGHVKNRMKNVSGKNFVNSTQRVQEGKGKAESSKKHRGERVKIEKENSHSSVESDSRSSNFFFMQGATLASNGKQSGRSMSYDGENSDEGHASERHFSEEVQTGYSEENVEEVEVLSEDDLVADVYSGVKEEKSENNGFMKDQDPLVESILSLQSVQEALEKEVKKLEEIGKEPLPSPNNWVDGSSVPGPADSSDPEIHEPNSSEQLGSENIRPSAVSSLEMQILSLKQNIQSLESKLEESRAMLEVKSFRIAELEATINSSKSPKEESGSTTDLLEKKSREIEYELEGLFKQRIEAEVEYLAITRTIQSLKIAASNQITLFEEQESLANEQAQMINKLGETENKAAKLKKQAEELEKYCGDILGTEEVLIMQRRVCKVSSCFFIQFLLLVVAFWVFWLQLSPYTGAVVPT
- the LOC107417143 gene encoding WPP domain-interacting protein 2 isoform X1; this translates as MIFESCECSALESVEDNQVDQGVSHGDDGDDHKEIRNNGYCTENLADTREKDGGIENRLNSPVPESKSPSTKGYGLKKWRRIRREFNKDASASVVDTSKILKRGLSAPGNSIKPQRLPLETKHNSGGSVGSANLLNNVGALDGFAMHTSGSDSRFAVGSIFAAGTESENSEDRSSKSSTAASAPKARYDLPAVVGHVKNRMKNVSGKNFVNSTQRVQEGKGKAESSKKHRGERVKIEKENSHSSVESDSRSSNFFFMQGATLASNGKQSGRSMSYDGENSDEGHASERHFSEEVQTGYSEENVEEVEVLSEDDLVADVYSGVKEEKSENNGFMKDQDPLVESILSLQSVQEALEKEVKKLEEIGKEPLPSPNNWVDGSSVPGPADSSDPEIHEPNSSEQLGSENIRPSAVSSLEMQILSLKQNIQSLESKLEESRAMLEVKSFRIAELEATINSSKSPKEESGSTTDLLEKKSREIEYELEGLFKQRIEAEVEYLAITRTIQSLKIAASNQITLFEEQESLANEQAQMINKLGETENKAAKLKKQAEELEKYCGDILGTEEVLIMQRRVCKVSSCFFIQFLLLVVAFWVFWLQLSPYTGAVVPT